A single region of the Thioalkalivibrio nitratireducens DSM 14787 genome encodes:
- a CDS encoding BrnA antitoxin family protein — MHLKTKSGRRVILPTPEEDAAITAAAADDPDNPVLSDAEWDEARLRAVRPEPDTGKERVAVRLSASVVQRFRATGSGWQRRMDAALQDWLKHHNPEQLP; from the coding sequence ATGCATCTGAAAACTAAGTCGGGCCGAAGGGTGATCCTGCCCACACCCGAGGAGGATGCAGCCATTACGGCAGCCGCTGCAGACGATCCCGATAACCCTGTCCTGAGCGACGCCGAATGGGATGAAGCCCGCCTCCGTGCCGTCCGCCCCGAGCCCGATACGGGCAAGGAACGCGTAGCGGTTCGTCTCTCCGCATCGGTGGTTCAACGTTTTCGTGCCACGGGTTCCGGCTGGCAACGACGCATGGATGCAGCCTTGCAAGATTGGCTGAAGCATCACAACCCGGAGCAATTGCCGTAG
- a CDS encoding BrnT family toxin has product MELEYDHDKDVRNLAKHGVSLAEASRLEWDTLLAWEDRRKHYGEPRMAGLALMNDRLYTVVDVERGARRRIISLRKANRREVNRYASEN; this is encoded by the coding sequence ATGGAACTGGAATACGACCACGACAAGGATGTGCGCAATCTCGCCAAGCACGGCGTGTCCCTCGCAGAGGCTTCGAGACTCGAGTGGGATACGCTTCTCGCTTGGGAAGACCGGCGCAAGCACTACGGTGAACCGCGGATGGCGGGACTTGCTCTGATGAACGACCGGCTCTACACGGTAGTCGATGTAGAACGAGGAGCAAGACGCCGTATCATCAGCCTGCGCAAGGCCAATCGGCGAGAGGTAAACCGCTATGCATCTGAAAACTAA
- a CDS encoding type II toxin-antitoxin system RelE/ParE family toxin: MWTTHAVQDREQIFEYIALDSPSAALAVDGALSKQLNLLKEFPEIGRSGRVEGTRELVVQGTPFIVAYQVRTGSVLILRILHGAQQWPDSL, encoded by the coding sequence GTGTGGACGACGCACGCGGTGCAAGACCGCGAGCAGATCTTCGAATACATCGCACTGGATAGTCCGTCAGCTGCGTTGGCTGTAGACGGAGCCCTGAGTAAGCAGCTGAACCTCCTGAAAGAGTTTCCGGAAATCGGGCGCTCCGGACGGGTGGAGGGCACGCGGGAACTGGTCGTTCAGGGAACACCGTTTATCGTCGCCTATCAGGTGCGTACGGGTTCGGTGCTCATTCTCCGCATTCTTCATGGTGCACAGCAGTGGCCAGATTCACTCTGA
- a CDS encoding MarR family EPS-associated transcriptional regulator, translated as MKTLPEETRLQALRLLAENPELTQRELADELGISLGATNYVLRALIDQGWVKAENFRKSHRKRAYLYLLTPAGLAEKLRVTRAFLALKQAKYRAIEQEIETLRRELREETGA; from the coding sequence CTGAAAACCCTCCCGGAAGAAACCCGCCTGCAGGCCCTGCGCCTGCTCGCGGAGAACCCCGAACTCACCCAGCGCGAGCTGGCGGATGAGCTCGGCATCAGCCTGGGGGCGACGAACTACGTTCTGCGCGCGCTGATCGACCAGGGCTGGGTGAAGGCCGAGAACTTCCGCAAGAGCCACCGCAAGCGCGCGTACCTCTACCTGCTCACCCCGGCGGGCCTCGCCGAGAAGCTGCGCGTGACTCGCGCCTTCCTGGCGCTGAAGCAGGCGAAGTACCGGGCGATCGAACAGGAGATCGAAACGCTGCGGCGGGAGTTGCGGGAGGAGACCGGTGCTTGA
- a CDS encoding DNA-binding protein gives MKKAAVSHHEAEVRELRADPELAVAYLKAAMASLDDPEDRAAGLLALRTVAEAYGGLGAVAAEAGISRESLYRALSPRGNPTLKTLVAVLKTVGMRLSVEPEHRESA, from the coding sequence ATGAAGAAAGCCGCCGTATCCCATCACGAAGCCGAAGTTCGGGAATTGCGTGCGGATCCCGAGCTCGCCGTGGCCTACCTGAAGGCCGCGATGGCTTCTCTCGATGATCCCGAAGATCGCGCTGCAGGCCTTCTTGCATTGCGCACCGTTGCCGAAGCCTACGGTGGGCTGGGTGCTGTGGCCGCCGAGGCAGGCATCAGCCGCGAATCGCTCTACCGGGCGTTGTCACCCAGGGGCAACCCGACCCTGAAAACGCTCGTGGCTGTGTTGAAAACGGTGGGCATGCGGCTTTCCGTCGAACCCGAGCATCGCGAGTCGGCATAA
- a CDS encoding AbrB/MazE/SpoVT family DNA-binding domain-containing protein produces MVSAVLDIKRWGNSLGVRLPVGVARAAHLHADQPVRIEVENGRVIITPLEDQTLTLEQRLERFDPARHGGEVMDTTAVGAEPW; encoded by the coding sequence ATGGTCAGTGCCGTTCTCGACATCAAACGCTGGGGCAACAGCCTCGGTGTGAGGCTTCCCGTTGGCGTGGCACGTGCGGCGCATCTGCATGCCGACCAGCCAGTACGGATCGAAGTGGAAAACGGCCGCGTCATCATTACGCCGCTGGAAGACCAGACACTCACGCTGGAGCAGCGCCTGGAGCGCTTTGATCCGGCGCGGCACGGCGGCGAGGTGATGGACACCACGGCAGTCGGCGCTGAACCGTGGTAG
- a CDS encoding type II toxin-antitoxin system VapC family toxin: MSADDRVYLDTSALAKWYLNEPGSDAFVGYLQGIDVAIISRLTRTEMRSLLSRRRRMDELNAELQSVLYAAFLEDIARGWLQEHPVTDACFDEAVNLINRYPEHPLRTLDALHLALVNQMGIATLATADTVMAEAASSMGLAVRRF; encoded by the coding sequence ATGAGCGCTGACGACCGCGTCTACCTCGATACCAGCGCACTCGCGAAGTGGTATCTCAACGAACCGGGCTCCGACGCCTTTGTCGGTTACCTGCAGGGAATCGATGTGGCCATCATCAGCAGGCTCACCCGTACCGAAATGCGTTCGCTGCTGAGTCGGCGCCGGCGCATGGACGAACTCAACGCTGAACTCCAATCCGTGCTGTATGCCGCGTTCCTGGAGGACATCGCCCGCGGCTGGCTGCAGGAGCACCCGGTGACCGACGCCTGCTTTGATGAGGCCGTGAATTTGATCAACCGCTATCCGGAACATCCGCTGCGGACACTCGATGCCTTGCACCTCGCTCTGGTCAACCAGATGGGGATCGCGACGCTCGCGACCGCCGATACCGTGATGGCCGAAGCCGCTTCCTCCATGGGACTCGCGGTGAGACGGTTCTGA
- a CDS encoding type II toxin-antitoxin system HicA family toxin, translating to MKGSEFLKRIRKLAKHRGLAFEWHPNLGKGSHGVLKLGDRRTVLRNPRDELKTGTLHAMLKQLGLKEEDI from the coding sequence ATGAAAGGTAGCGAATTCCTGAAGCGAATCCGTAAGCTCGCCAAACACCGAGGACTCGCATTCGAGTGGCATCCGAATCTCGGCAAAGGCTCTCATGGTGTGCTGAAGCTCGGCGACCGACGAACCGTTCTCCGCAACCCCAGGGATGAACTCAAGACCGGAACGCTGCACGCGATGCTCAAGCAACTCGGGCTGAAGGAAGAGGACATCTGA
- a CDS encoding BrnA antitoxin family protein produces the protein MHLKTRSGRRVILPTPEEDAVLTAAAADDPDNQVLSDDEWDEARLRAVRPEPDTGKERVAVRFSEPVVQRFRATGSGWQRRMDAALQDWLKHHNPEQLP, from the coding sequence ATGCATCTGAAAACTAGATCGGGCCGAAGGGTGATCCTGCCCACACCTGAGGAGGATGCAGTCCTTACGGCAGCCGCTGCGGACGATCCCGATAACCAGGTCCTGAGCGATGACGAATGGGACGAAGCCCGGCTCCGTGCCGTCCGCCCCGAGCCCGATACGGGCAAGGAACGCGTAGCGGTGCGTTTCTCCGAACCGGTGGTTCAACGTTTTCGTGCCACGGGTTCCGGGTGGCAACGACGCATGGATGCAGCCTTGCAAGATTGGCTGAAGCATCACAACCCGGAGCAATTGCCGTAG
- a CDS encoding nucleotidyltransferase domain-containing protein — MRLSPEHRQTIREVVRRECGSDTRVRVFGSRLDDTGRGGDVDVLVEFDWPVERPALVSARLSAMLSRRLDGRSVDVVLSAPNLRRHTVHRVAQEKGQLL; from the coding sequence ATGCGTCTCAGTCCGGAACACAGGCAAACGATCCGTGAAGTGGTCCGCCGCGAATGCGGGTCCGACACACGCGTTCGCGTGTTTGGTTCACGCCTGGACGATACGGGGCGCGGCGGCGATGTGGATGTGCTCGTCGAGTTCGATTGGCCGGTAGAACGCCCCGCGCTGGTTTCGGCGCGGCTCTCGGCCATGCTCAGCCGCCGATTGGATGGGCGTTCCGTCGATGTCGTCCTCTCCGCTCCGAACCTCCGCCGACACACGGTCCATCGGGTTGCCCAGGAGAAGGGACAACTTCTTTGA
- a CDS encoding DUF6290 family protein, producing MLALRLPEDVEERLAALAKATGRSKSYYAREAILQHLDDLEDIYLAEQRLIDHRKGSAETVSMDEMRRRLELDD from the coding sequence ATGCTCGCATTAAGGCTTCCCGAGGATGTGGAAGAACGCCTGGCGGCCCTCGCCAAGGCCACAGGTCGAAGCAAGAGCTACTACGCCCGCGAGGCGATCCTGCAGCATCTGGACGATCTGGAAGACATTTACCTGGCTGAGCAGCGCCTGATCGATCACCGCAAAGGAAGCGCCGAGACAGTCTCCATGGATGAAATGAGGCGCCGGCTTGAGTTGGACGATTGA
- a CDS encoding type II toxin-antitoxin system HicB family antitoxin, with protein MPIKYELIVYWVEEDQAFVVEVPELPGCMADGSSYEEAVANAQRVIEDWIDTAQRLGRRIPEPKGRLMYA; from the coding sequence ATGCCGATTAAGTACGAGCTCATCGTGTACTGGGTTGAAGAGGACCAGGCGTTCGTGGTCGAAGTACCTGAACTTCCCGGGTGCATGGCCGATGGGTCGAGCTACGAGGAGGCCGTTGCCAACGCTCAGCGGGTGATCGAAGACTGGATCGACACCGCGCAGCGTCTGGGGCGCCGCATTCCAGAACCCAAAGGGCGCCTGATGTATGCCTGA
- a CDS encoding BrnT family toxin — MELEYDHDKDVRNLAKHGVSLAEASRLESDTLLAWEDRRKHYGEPRMAGLALMNDRLYSVVHVERGARRRIISLRKANRREVNRYASEN, encoded by the coding sequence ATGGAACTGGAATACGACCACGACAAGGACGTGCGCAATCTCGCCAAGCACGGCGTGTCCCTCGCAGAGGCCTCGAGACTCGAGTCGGATACGCTTCTTGCTTGGGAAGACCGGCGCAAGCACTACGGTGAACCGCGGATGGCGGGACTTGCTCTGATGAACGACCGGCTCTACTCGGTAGTCCATGTAGAACGAGGAGCGAGACGCCGTATCATCAGTCTGCGCAAGGCCAATCGCCGAGAGGTGAACCGCTATGCATCTGAAAACTAG
- a CDS encoding type II toxin-antitoxin system RelB/DinJ family antitoxin, with product MAANNALVQTRVDPDVKDRASAVLEGLGLTVSDAVRMLLTRIANEGALPLELAVKPEAYDAWFRAKVLAALDDRAPHLQHEEVEARFAAKRDAVMEKANR from the coding sequence ATGGCGGCCAATAATGCTCTGGTGCAAACGCGGGTCGATCCGGATGTGAAGGATCGCGCTTCGGCGGTACTCGAGGGGCTCGGGCTGACGGTTTCGGATGCGGTCCGCATGCTGCTGACGCGGATTGCCAACGAAGGTGCGCTCCCGCTCGAACTGGCGGTGAAGCCCGAGGCGTACGATGCATGGTTTCGTGCCAAGGTGCTGGCAGCGCTCGATGATAGGGCTCCGCATCTCCAACATGAAGAGGTTGAGGCACGGTTTGCGGCGAAACGGGATGCCGTGATGGAGAAGGCCAACCGGTGA
- a CDS encoding DUF5615 family PIN-like protein — protein sequence MKLLIDGNLSPRLAIWANDLGIPAQAVGHVGLQGKSDQMVWEYAYRNDLIVVTINVGDFIHLAASAELHPGVIVLREAGLNRLEQWERLRDAIAFVQAECAGDLVNRVLEIRGKEAFRLHVLPAE from the coding sequence GTGAAGCTGCTCATTGACGGAAACCTCTCGCCGCGTTTGGCCATATGGGCGAACGACCTGGGCATTCCGGCGCAGGCGGTGGGCCACGTGGGGCTGCAGGGAAAGTCGGATCAGATGGTCTGGGAATATGCCTACCGCAATGATCTGATCGTGGTCACCATCAACGTCGGCGACTTCATCCATTTGGCTGCATCGGCGGAACTGCACCCCGGCGTCATCGTGCTGCGCGAAGCGGGCCTGAACCGACTGGAACAGTGGGAACGTCTGCGCGACGCGATCGCGTTCGTTCAGGCGGAATGCGCAGGCGACCTGGTCAACCGGGTTCTGGAGATCCGCGGCAAGGAGGCCTTCCGGCTGCACGTCCTACCGGCAGAATGA
- a CDS encoding DUF6290 family protein, which translates to MLALRLPEDVEERLAALAKATGRSKSYYAREAILQHLDDLEDIYLAEQRLIDHRKGSGETVSMDEMRRRLELDD; encoded by the coding sequence ATGCTCGCATTACGGCTTCCCGAGGATGTGGAAGAACGCCTGGCGGCCCTCGCCAAAGCCACAGGACGAAGCAAAAGCTACTACGCCCGCGAGGCGATCCTGCAGCATCTGGACGATCTGGAAGACATTTACCTGGCTGAACAGCGCCTGATCGATCACCGCAAAGGAAGCGGCGAGACAGTCTCCATGGACGAAATGAGGCGCCGGCTTGAGCTGGACGATTGA
- a CDS encoding GDP-L-fucose synthetase, translating to MRDFFAEEQPQQVYLAATKPDGMPRKLLDISLIRSLGWEARIALEDGLKDAYQWFTQHAL from the coding sequence GTGCGCGACTTCTTTGCCGAAGAACAGCCACAGCAGGTCTACCTCGCCGCCACCAAGCCCGACGGCATGCCACGCAAGCTGCTCGACATCAGCCTGATCCGCTCGCTGGGCTGGGAGGCGCGCATCGCGCTCGAAGACGGCCTGAAAGACGCCTACCAATGGTTCACCCAACACGCCCTGTAG
- a CDS encoding type II toxin-antitoxin system HicB family antitoxin gives MSADHYTYRVTWSVEDQEHVGLCIEFPSLTWLADTPEAALSGIRTLVHDVIDDLRASNEPVPEPLAERKYSGEFRVRIPPELHRQLAMAAAEQGISLNRLASAKLAGEKVN, from the coding sequence ATGAGCGCTGATCACTACACCTACCGCGTGACCTGGTCCGTTGAAGATCAGGAGCATGTTGGACTCTGCATCGAGTTTCCATCCCTCACTTGGCTCGCAGACACGCCGGAAGCGGCGCTGAGCGGCATCCGCACGCTGGTGCATGACGTCATCGACGATCTGCGGGCGAGTAATGAGCCTGTTCCCGAGCCGCTTGCGGAGCGCAAGTACAGCGGCGAATTCCGGGTTCGCATTCCGCCCGAGCTGCACCGGCAGCTTGCCATGGCGGCGGCCGAGCAGGGCATCAGTCTGAATCGATTGGCTAGTGCCAAGCTGGCGGGTGAAAAGGTCAACTGA
- a CDS encoding type II toxin-antitoxin system HicB family antitoxin, which produces MHSFVYPIGLIDDPDGGFVVACRDLPEVITQGENRAQALEEAEGALQAAIEMRIQDGTDIPTASRARRGEHLVAVPIGTAMKAALYLAMREQGVSKSELARRLGVNEKEARRMLDPRHSTKVPALEHALHLLGKRVELRVSGA; this is translated from the coding sequence ATGCATAGCTTCGTTTATCCCATCGGCTTGATCGACGATCCGGACGGCGGCTTCGTGGTGGCCTGTCGGGACCTGCCTGAGGTCATCACCCAGGGCGAGAACCGCGCGCAGGCACTGGAAGAGGCGGAAGGTGCCTTGCAGGCCGCGATCGAAATGCGTATCCAGGACGGTACCGACATCCCGACGGCGAGCCGCGCGAGGCGTGGAGAACACCTGGTGGCCGTACCCATCGGCACCGCAATGAAGGCGGCCTTGTATCTCGCCATGCGCGAGCAGGGCGTCAGCAAGAGCGAGCTGGCCCGTCGACTTGGCGTAAATGAAAAGGAAGCCCGACGCATGCTGGATCCGAGGCACAGCACCAAGGTCCCAGCGCTTGAACACGCGCTACACCTATTGGGCAAGCGGGTGGAACTGCGCGTAAGCGGGGCGTGA
- a CDS encoding type II toxin-antitoxin system RelB/DinJ family antitoxin yields the protein MAGNNALVQTRVDPDVKDRASAVLEGLGLTVSDAVRMLLTRIANEGALPLELAVKPGAYDAWFRAKVLEALDDGGPHLEHEEVEARFAAKRDAVMEKADR from the coding sequence ATGGCAGGCAACAATGCTCTGGTGCAAACGCGGGTCGACCCGGATGTGAAGGACCGCGCTTCGGCGGTACTCGAGGGGCTCGGGCTGACGGTTTCGGATGCGGTCCGTATGCTGCTGACGCGGATTGCCAACGAAGGTGCGCTGCCGCTCGAACTGGCCGTGAAGCCCGGGGCGTACGATGCATGGTTTCGTGCCAAGGTGCTGGAAGCGCTCGATGATGGGGGTCCGCATCTCGAACACGAAGAGGTTGAGGCACGGTTTGCGGCGAAACGGGATGCCGTGATGGAGAAGGCCGACCGGTGA
- a CDS encoding HicA family toxin-antitoxin system toxin component, with amino-acid sequence MASVEKILARMREEPKNIRFVDLKKVCEAYFGVPRQSGTSHLVFKTPWPGDPRVNIQNAGGQAKPYQVRQVLQAIEKLENGDER; translated from the coding sequence ATGGCGTCGGTAGAAAAAATCCTGGCGCGGATGCGCGAGGAGCCGAAGAACATTCGCTTTGTCGACCTGAAGAAGGTTTGTGAAGCGTATTTCGGGGTACCGCGGCAAAGCGGCACGAGCCACCTGGTATTTAAGACGCCTTGGCCTGGCGATCCACGGGTCAACATCCAGAATGCGGGCGGGCAGGCGAAGCCGTATCAGGTCCGGCAGGTGCTGCAGGCAATCGAGAAGCTGGAGAACGGCGATGAGCGCTGA
- a CDS encoding MarR family EPS-associated transcriptional regulator codes for MKALPEETRLQVLCLLAENPELTQRELADVLGISLGATNCVLRALIDKGWIKAENLRKSHRKRAYAYLLTPAGLAEKLRVTRAFLALKQAEYRAIEQEIEALRRELREETGT; via the coding sequence CTGAAAGCCCTCCCCGAAGAGACCCGCCTGCAGGTTCTGTGCCTGCTCGCGGAGAACCCGGAGCTCACCCAGCGCGAGCTGGCCGATGTCCTGGGCATCAGCCTGGGGGCGACGAACTGCGTTCTGCGCGCGCTGATCGACAAGGGATGGATCAAGGCCGAGAACCTCCGCAAGAGCCACCGCAAGCGCGCCTACGCCTACTTGCTCACCCCGGCGGGGCTTGCCGAGAAGCTGCGCGTGACCCGCGCCTTCCTCGCGTTGAAGCAGGCGGAGTACCGGGCGATCGAACAGGAGATCGAGGCGTTGCGGCGGGAGTTGCGGGAAGAGACCGGCACGTGA
- a CDS encoding DUF433 domain-containing protein, whose product MSIEIDTRVAAAVLRQNPKLMRQEFTRVLGRKRPAQSGRRLAFHFRDLLYFRLKASLEESGVSLKPEDRQELYAVIMGRDGQRGRWRRFGQQLRHNGDTPIVIDLSRIATHLHTEWRDYVLGRAQIETRPDVCSGQPVFKGTRVPVAQVVAMIRRGVPLPEIAEDYPGIDRAALNYAAIEARMGNTPGRPAKELQVGRRPGEAAH is encoded by the coding sequence ATGTCCATCGAGATCGATACCCGCGTCGCGGCCGCGGTGCTGCGACAGAATCCGAAGCTCATGCGCCAGGAGTTCACCCGGGTGCTCGGGCGAAAGCGACCCGCGCAATCAGGGCGCCGGCTCGCGTTCCACTTCCGCGATCTCCTCTATTTCCGCTTGAAGGCCTCCCTGGAGGAAAGCGGTGTGTCCTTGAAGCCGGAAGATCGTCAGGAACTCTATGCCGTGATCATGGGCCGCGATGGGCAACGGGGGCGTTGGCGCCGTTTCGGGCAGCAGCTACGGCACAACGGGGATACACCGATCGTGATCGACCTCTCCCGGATCGCAACCCATCTCCACACCGAGTGGCGCGACTACGTGCTTGGCCGCGCGCAGATCGAAACTCGCCCCGACGTCTGTTCCGGACAGCCCGTGTTCAAGGGGACCCGCGTGCCCGTGGCCCAGGTGGTGGCGATGATACGGCGTGGGGTTCCGCTGCCAGAGATTGCCGAGGACTACCCCGGTATCGACCGAGCGGCATTGAACTACGCCGCGATCGAGGCCCGGATGGGGAACACACCCGGCCGGCCCGCAAAGGAGCTGCAGGTCGGGCGTCGGCCGGGTGAAGCTGCTCATTGA
- a CDS encoding type II toxin-antitoxin system Phd/YefM family antitoxin, with protein MKELNIREMRAAIGQLDKLVDEAGEIIVRRRGRAIARILPIAGTRRRPNHADLRARTPRLTTPSAELIRAERDER; from the coding sequence ATGAAAGAGCTCAATATTCGGGAAATGCGCGCCGCCATCGGTCAGCTCGACAAACTGGTGGACGAGGCGGGCGAGATCATCGTGCGTCGCCGCGGCCGCGCGATCGCACGCATCCTGCCCATTGCCGGGACGCGTCGGCGTCCCAACCACGCCGACCTGCGCGCCCGTACCCCGCGGCTGACGACGCCGTCGGCCGAGCTGATCCGCGCCGAGCGCGATGAGCGCTGA
- a CDS encoding type II toxin-antitoxin system RelE/ParE family toxin gives MQLFRYQRSDGSEPFTEWLNGVTDKVTQARIRVRLQRLAAGNPGDVKPIGGGVSELRLQFGAGYRIYLSQQGATWILLLCGGDKSSQQRDIAKAQSYLEDWKARQK, from the coding sequence ATGCAGCTATTCCGTTACCAACGGTCGGATGGATCCGAGCCGTTCACCGAATGGCTCAATGGGGTTACGGACAAGGTCACCCAGGCCAGAATCCGTGTTCGTCTTCAGCGACTCGCGGCTGGAAACCCCGGCGATGTAAAGCCCATCGGTGGCGGCGTCAGCGAGCTCCGGTTGCAGTTTGGTGCCGGATACCGCATCTACCTGTCCCAACAGGGCGCAACATGGATCCTCCTGCTATGCGGGGGAGACAAATCCAGCCAACAACGGGATATCGCCAAGGCGCAGAGCTATCTCGAGGACTGGAAAGCGAGGCAGAAATGA
- a CDS encoding DNA-binding protein, whose protein sequence is MIPKIARPACWHCAPLPKPTVGWVAVAAEAGISRESLYRALSPRGNPTLKTLVAVLKTVGMRLSVEPEHRESA, encoded by the coding sequence ATGATCCCGAAGATCGCGCGGCCGGCCTGCTGGCATTGCGCACCGTTGCCGAAGCCTACGGTGGGCTGGGTTGCTGTGGCCGCCGAGGCAGGCATCAGCCGTGAATCGCTCTACCGGGCGTTGTCACCCAGGGGCAACCCGACCCTGAAGACGCTCGTGGCTGTGCTGAAGACGGTGGGCATGCGGCTCTCCGTCGAACCCGAGCATCGCGAGTCGGCATAA
- a CDS encoding type II toxin-antitoxin system RelE family toxin: protein MSWTIEFDRRVEKDLRALDKPSARRILKYLNERIAPLDDPRRLGKSLTGELGEYWRYRVGPYRIIASIEDERFRVLVVRVAHRNAVYRQGLGARNDRPSR from the coding sequence TTGAGCTGGACGATTGAATTTGATCGCCGCGTGGAGAAAGACCTGCGTGCATTGGACAAGCCATCGGCACGCCGGATTCTGAAATACCTGAACGAGCGTATCGCGCCATTGGACGACCCGCGGCGTCTGGGCAAGTCGCTGACTGGGGAATTGGGCGAATACTGGCGCTACCGCGTGGGTCCGTACCGAATCATTGCATCGATAGAGGATGAACGGTTTCGGGTGCTGGTGGTGCGTGTGGCTCACCGCAATGCGGTCTATCGCCAGGGCCTCGGGGCTCGCAATGACAGGCCGTCGCGATGA
- a CDS encoding type II toxin-antitoxin system RelE family toxin, whose product MSWTIEFDRRVEKDLRALDKPSARRILKYLNERIAPLDDPRRLGKSLTGELGEYWRYRVGPYRIIASIEDQRFRVLVVRVAHRNEVYRQGLGARNDRPSR is encoded by the coding sequence TTGAGTTGGACGATTGAATTTGATCGCCGCGTCGAGAAAGACCTGCGTGCATTGGACAAGCCATCGGCACGCCGGATTCTGAAATACCTGAACGAGCGTATCGCGCCATTGGACGACCCACGGCGTCTGGGCAAGTCGCTCACCGGGGAATTGGGCGAATACTGGCGCTACCGCGTGGGCCCGTACCGAATCATCGCATCGATAGAGGATCAACGGTTTCGGGTGCTGGTGGTGCGTGTGGCTCACCGCAATGAGGTCTATCGCCAGGGCCTCGGGGCTCGCAATGACAGGCCGTCGCGATGA